The following are encoded in a window of Pecten maximus chromosome 17, xPecMax1.1, whole genome shotgun sequence genomic DNA:
- the LOC117316000 gene encoding tripartite motif-containing protein 3-like, producing MAAGGVVSATYQYQQLQDKLEELTTCPICKERFKQPKILSCHHTFCFQCLQSYFMQTPEESSPCPLCRCLFFPPKGDVSNLPTSTFMQDVVMMIERKSPIMKKHCTVCKTTKNAGYMCVECDVQMCESCKDTHETFRKDSHNLLRLDEIEAVPIISVIAGKKTSRKCDKHSGQILEHLCLSCNIPMCSECKTTSHSQHRTQNINHAAEETRNFIRLIQKSSNPDVNRLTETITDIKSLSTSIQISTDAMKDEVRTMADLLVKMVREKERKMLHNIETDVVLRQKELKSIEDATEFRLTSLFTFLDYVKSLETFGDVTQLSVAKQTIQKRLEENKEQTVPTLPESCRCNRTFKRSHIFESILHSEDLGSIESIVPTAQRKPPPIPPRVANKFKPPPSTSSTPDQLPVIPQRDPRPADETSVKHVMESDNEYTNPKEYIWREASIDNPPPAVSSKEHNKIVTQKSRPLPPPPKPHTRYRMSMSMAGSEYLKVTSECQKQRIRRTMSDSQLLDETEVKSIQSPPGIENDGVSFNAKVKISGLAVTRKDDVVVVSNNSKKCLVFDKLGNLKNEISDRLVSPWDAAVNITEDDLKEVVYLTDTGERSGDGDVKEYRLDGTFVRILVRQLRKPHGITTSTDGDVIYVCDAEDSSIIVLQSRRRGQRPRKIKQNMLGKNFFTCPWYISLTTDGEIVVSDFNAGKLVGINKDTERKKKSYKPENSRNALGFRPAMSCVDSESNIFVVDQISNCIYVWTARQAPVKIAIPSSIDIKRPVALAFDSSGALWIGSRSGVLVRAHIHNL from the exons ATGGCCGCTGGAGGGGTCGTCTCGGCGACGTATCAATACCAGCAGCTGCAGGACAAGTTAGAAGAGCTTACAACGTGTCCAATATGTAAAGAACGCTTTAAACAGCCTAAAATCCTCAGTTGTCACCATACTTTCTGTTTTCAATGTCTACAGAGCTATTTTATGCAGACCCCAGAGGAAAGTTCGCCATGTCCTCTTTGTCGCTGTTTGTTTTTCCCGCCAAAAGGTGACGTTTCCAATTTGCCAACAAGCACATTCATGCAAGATGTAGTAATGATGATAGAGAGAAAAAGTCCAATAATGAAGAAACATTGCACGGTCTGTAAAACTACCAAAAACGCAGGATACATGTGCGTAGAATGTGACGTTCAAATGTGTGAATCGTGTAAGGACACGCATGAAACATTCCGAAAGGACTCTCATAACCTTTTACGGTTAGATGAAATAGAAGCCGTTCCGATAATATCCGTGATTGCCGGAAAGAAAACAAGTCGAAAATGCGACAAACACAGTGGTCAGATTTTGGAACATCTCTGTTTGTCTTGTAATATACCGATGTGTTCCGAATGCAAAACTACCAGTCATTCTCAACATAGGACACAGAACATAAATCACGCGGCAGAGGAAACCCGAAATTTTATCCGGTTGATACAAAAGAGCTCCAATCCAGATGTCAATCGTCTGACAGAAACTATAACCGACATCAAATCCTTATCGACGTCCATACAAATTTCGACGGACGCCATGAAAGACGAGGTTAGGACGATGGCCGACTTGTTGGTGAAAATGGTCCGCGAGAAAGAGAGGAAGATGCTCCATAATATAGAAACAGACGTCGTGCTGCGACAGAAGGAACTTAAGTCGATAGAGGACGCGACAGAGTTTCGTCTGACCAGTTTATTCACTTTCTTGGACTATGTGAAGTCCCTGGAAACGTTCGGAGATGTGACCCAACTGTCGGTTGCGAAGCAAACCATACAGAAACGGTTAGAAGAGAATAAAGAACAGACCGTCCCGACTCTTCCGGAGTCGTGTCGATGTAACCGGACATTTAAACGTTCTCACATTTTTGAAAGTATCCTACATTCGGAAGACCTCGGAAGTATTGAATCGATTGTACCGACTGCGCAACGAAAACCTCCTCCTATACCACCGCGTGTTGCCAACAAATTCAAACCCCCTCCATCGACAAGTTCTACTCCTGATCAACTTCCAGTGATTCCACAACGAGATCCGAGACCAGCAGACGAAACGTCCGTAAAGCACGTGATGGAGAGTGACAATGAATACACGAACCCTAAGGAATATATCTGGAGAGAAGCAAGTATTGACAACCCTCCGCCTGCTGTATCATCGAAGGAACACAACAAAATTGTTACCCAGAAATCCCGGCCTCTTCCTCCACCCCCCAAACCACATACACGGTATAGAATGTCTATGAGTATGGCAGGATCGGAGTATTTAAAAGTTACCTCAGAATGTCAGAAACAGCGTATTAGGCGAACAATGAGCGATTCCCAGTTATTAGACGAAACCGAGGTCAAATCCATTCAGTCGCCTCCAGGCATAGAGAATGACGGAGTTTCCTTTAATGCCAAAGTGAAGATTTCCGGGTTGGCTGTGACAAGGAAAGATGACGTCGTAGTCGTCAGCAACAACAGTAAGAAATGTCTGGTGTTTGACAAGCTGGGCAATCTCAAGAATGAAATATCTGACAGACTGGTCAGTCCTTGGGACGCTGCGGTCAATATTACAGAGGACGACCTCAAGGAAGTCGTCTACCTCACCGATACAG GTGAACGATCAGGAGACGGAGACGTGAAGGAGTATAGACTAGACGGAACCTTCGTTCGGATATTGGTGAGACAATTACGGAAACCTCACGGAATCACCACATCTACAGACGGTGACGTCATCTACGTTTGTGACGCTGAGGACAGCAGCATCATCGTCTTGCAATCACGACGGAGAGGTCAAAGACCGCGAAAAATCAAACAGAACATGCTGGGCAAAAACTTCTTTACCTGCCCTTGGTACATTTCCTTGACGACAGATGGCGAAATCGTCGTTTCTGATTTTAATGCTGGAAAATTGGTTGGTATAAACAAAGATACTGAAAGAAAGAAGAAATCATACAAGCCAGAGAATTCCAGAAATGCGTTAGGATTCCGTCCAGCTATGAGTTGTGTGGACTCCGAGTCCAACATCTTTGTTGTGGATCAGATCAGTAACTGTATCTATGTGTGGACAGCCCGCCAAGCTCCCGTGAAGATAGCAATCCCATCCAGCATTGACATCAAGCGCCCAGTAGCTCTTGCCTTCGACTCATCCGGGGCCTTGTGGATTGGTTCCCGTAGTGGAGTGCTTGTCCGTGCACACATTCATAATCTATGA